The following are encoded in a window of Prevotella melaninogenica genomic DNA:
- the spt gene encoding serine palmitoyltransferase, producing MGQLQDKYKSYREPQKFMDAGVYPYFREITSKQGTEVTDIDGNEILMFGSNAYTGLPNDPRVINAAQRALEKYGSGCAGSRFLNGTLDLHVQLEKELAAFEGKDEALVFSTGFSVNAGVLSVVVGRGDYVICDDRDHASIVDGRRLSFATQLRYKHNDMEDLERVLQRLPHEAVKLIVVDGVFSMEGDLANLPAIVELKHKYNCSIMVDEAHGLGVFGRQGRGVCDHFGLTDEVDLIMGTFSKSLASIGGFIAGDKDTINYLRHTCRTYIFSASNAPAATAAALEALHIIEQEPERLEQLWKVTNYALKRFKEEGFEIGETESPIIPLYVRDIEKTFVVTKLAYEAGVFINPVIPPACAPQDTLVRFALMATHTEEQVERGVQALTKIFKAQGIIK from the coding sequence ATGGGACAGTTACAAGACAAGTACAAAAGCTACCGCGAGCCGCAGAAGTTTATGGATGCAGGTGTTTATCCATACTTCCGCGAGATTACAAGTAAGCAAGGAACAGAAGTTACAGATATTGATGGCAACGAGATTCTTATGTTTGGTTCTAACGCCTATACAGGTCTTCCAAACGATCCACGTGTGATTAATGCTGCTCAGCGTGCCCTTGAGAAGTATGGCTCAGGTTGTGCCGGAAGTCGTTTCTTAAATGGTACACTCGATCTTCATGTTCAGTTGGAGAAAGAGCTTGCTGCTTTTGAAGGCAAGGATGAGGCTCTTGTTTTTTCAACAGGTTTTTCTGTAAATGCTGGTGTCCTCTCTGTTGTAGTAGGACGTGGTGATTATGTTATCTGTGATGACCGTGATCACGCAAGTATTGTTGATGGACGTCGTTTGAGTTTTGCTACTCAACTTCGTTACAAGCACAATGATATGGAAGATTTGGAGCGTGTTCTTCAGAGACTTCCTCATGAAGCTGTTAAGCTGATTGTTGTTGATGGCGTCTTCTCGATGGAGGGTGATTTAGCTAATCTGCCAGCAATTGTTGAATTGAAGCACAAGTATAACTGCTCAATCATGGTTGATGAGGCACATGGTTTAGGTGTCTTTGGTCGCCAGGGTAGAGGTGTTTGTGATCATTTTGGCTTGACAGATGAGGTAGACCTCATTATGGGTACTTTCTCAAAGAGTTTGGCTTCAATTGGTGGCTTTATTGCTGGTGATAAGGATACTATTAATTATCTCCGTCATACCTGCCGTACATATATCTTTTCTGCAAGTAATGCACCTGCAGCAACAGCTGCTGCTTTGGAAGCTCTCCATATTATAGAGCAGGAGCCAGAACGTTTGGAGCAGTTATGGAAGGTGACTAATTATGCTTTGAAGCGATTTAAAGAAGAGGGTTTTGAGATAGGTGAAACAGAGAGTCCTATCATCCCTCTTTATGTTCGTGATATTGAAAAGACCTTTGTGGTTACAAAGTTGGCGTATGAGGCTGGTGTGTTTATCAATCCAGTAATTCCTCCAGCATGTGCTCCACAAGACACCTTGGTGCGTTTTGCTTTAATGGCTACTCATACAGAGGAGCAGGTTGAACGCGGTGTTCAGGCTTTGACTAAGATTTTTAAGGCGCAAGGCATCATTAAATAA
- a CDS encoding tRNA1(Val) (adenine(37)-N6)-methyltransferase: MGFTFKQFHIIDDHTAMKVGTDGVLLGAWAKGGTRILDIGTGTGLIALMMAQRFSTAQIDAIEIDKGALEDAHHNVSASPFNDRINILNSSLQDYASCSENQEGGIYDAIVCNPPYFINSLKNPLQQRTTARHTDSLSHQELIYHSKRLLKPNGTLSVIIPSDNKDILEAEAIFNGLSILKITNIKTKSSKPAKRCLIEFGKETTAVCKIEEQLLNDDNGVRTMWYQNITQAFYIK; this comes from the coding sequence ATGGGATTTACTTTCAAGCAATTTCATATCATTGATGATCACACGGCCATGAAGGTCGGGACAGATGGTGTATTGCTCGGAGCTTGGGCAAAAGGTGGTACAAGAATCCTTGATATTGGAACAGGAACCGGACTCATTGCCCTTATGATGGCACAACGTTTCTCTACAGCACAGATTGATGCTATCGAGATTGACAAGGGAGCGCTTGAAGATGCGCATCATAATGTTTCAGCGTCTCCATTTAATGATAGAATAAACATTCTCAATAGTTCCCTACAAGATTACGCCTCTTGCAGTGAGAACCAAGAAGGAGGGATCTACGATGCAATTGTATGCAACCCACCTTACTTTATTAATTCGTTAAAAAATCCTTTACAACAAAGAACTACTGCAAGACATACTGACTCCCTCTCTCACCAAGAGCTTATCTACCATTCTAAAAGACTTCTTAAACCCAACGGAACACTCTCCGTTATCATCCCTTCTGATAACAAAGATATACTTGAAGCAGAAGCTATATTTAACGGATTATCAATATTAAAGATAACTAACATTAAAACAAAATCTTCAAAACCTGCTAAACGCTGCTTAATAGAGTTTGGAAAGGAAACTACCGCAGTATGTAAGATAGAAGAACAATTACTAAACGATGATAATGGAGTACGCACAATGTGGTATCAAAATATTACACAAGCGTTTTACATTAAGTAA
- a CDS encoding diacylglycerol/lipid kinase family protein: MNKKKVVFILNPISGTVSKAGIPDLIEERLDKDKFDYRIAETQHAGHATDLAREAVEEGIDLVVAVGGDGTVNEVGRSLINTKSALGILPCGSGNGLARHLNLPMNLKKCIDILNCYDVKALDYGIINDHPFFCTCGMGFDAFISMKFAEAGKRGPITYMQKVLEEGLSYEPETYVIEDEDGTHRYKAFLVSAANASQYGNNAYIAPQASMSDGLLDIIIMEPFDLIEAPQVAIELFNKTLDKNLKIKTFRAKHIHIRRKKEGVIHYDGDPVTSDADVDISVVPKGINIVVNPKGGKDCRQPNMLQTAFSEIFYNIDLMRQDLTKQSRKVQALNKNLLRKLGV; the protein is encoded by the coding sequence ATGAATAAGAAAAAAGTAGTTTTTATCCTAAACCCTATATCGGGTACAGTTAGTAAAGCTGGTATTCCAGACCTTATTGAAGAACGACTCGATAAAGACAAGTTTGACTATCGCATTGCAGAAACGCAACATGCAGGTCATGCAACCGACCTTGCCCGAGAAGCTGTGGAAGAAGGTATAGACCTCGTTGTGGCTGTGGGTGGAGATGGAACGGTCAACGAAGTTGGAAGGTCACTTATCAATACTAAGTCAGCTTTAGGCATACTCCCTTGTGGTTCAGGAAATGGACTTGCAAGGCATTTAAACCTACCGATGAACCTAAAGAAATGTATTGACATCTTAAACTGTTATGATGTTAAAGCACTCGACTATGGTATCATCAACGATCATCCGTTCTTCTGCACTTGTGGAATGGGCTTTGATGCTTTCATTTCGATGAAATTTGCAGAGGCTGGCAAACGTGGACCTATCACTTATATGCAGAAAGTTCTTGAAGAAGGATTAAGCTATGAGCCTGAAACCTATGTAATAGAAGATGAGGATGGAACGCATCGCTATAAGGCTTTCCTCGTATCAGCAGCAAATGCTTCACAATATGGTAACAATGCCTATATCGCTCCGCAAGCATCTATGAGCGATGGTCTGCTGGATATTATCATCATGGAACCATTTGACCTCATTGAAGCTCCACAGGTTGCCATTGAGCTTTTCAACAAGACATTGGATAAAAACCTAAAGATAAAGACTTTTAGAGCCAAACATATTCATATACGCCGCAAGAAAGAAGGAGTTATTCATTACGACGGCGATCCTGTCACATCTGATGCTGACGTAGATATCTCTGTGGTACCAAAGGGAATAAACATCGTAGTCAATCCCAAAGGAGGGAAAGATTGTAGACAACCCAATATGCTGCAAACTGCCTTTTCTGAAATATTCTACAACATTGACTTGATGAGACAAGACCTTACTAAACAAAGTAGAAAGGTACAGGCACTCAACAAAAATCTGCTCCGTAAACTGGGTGTATAA
- the lon gene encoding endopeptidase La, with protein sequence MKQNSSIQMITDYEGDMPNLDVQVDGEIPIFVTRNLVMFPGILSPILVGRKPTLALVEHLEENPNTIIAIVSQKDSNINDPQVDDVYMTGIYARFVRAFDMPGNYEGNNRTVILQGLGKCKIKDITTTEPYMKGYTVAIPEEAEPKRDKEFSTAVEDMKMVTKEYIHGSDDIPDDTQFALDNINNPVVAVNYVCSTMPFPVTDKIQMLEENSIKDRLFALMKVLNREIQFQHLRQDIRSKTREDLDEQQREYFLHQQIKNIKEELGDGDSAPDKKELLEKAKNKKWSEDIAKIFQKELDKLDTLNPQSPDYSVQVNYLQTMVNLPWNEYTKDDLDLKRAKRILDKDHYGMEKVKERILEYIAVLQLRGNLKSPILCLYGPPGVGKTSLGKSIAEAMKRKYVRVSLGGLHDESEIRGHRKTYIGAMPGRIIKNIQKAGSSNPVFILDEIDKVTQNTVNGDPSSALLEVLDPEQNNAFHDNYLDMDYDLSKVLFIATANDLNTIPRPLLDRMELIEVSGYITEEKVEIAKRHLVPKELENTGLDQLEEKPKFAKATLEKIIESYTRESGVRQLEKQINKAMRKLAFKQAMDKQLPYTKITPDKLEDLLGKPPFTRDIYQGNKYAGVVTGLAWTSVGGEILFIETSLSKGKAGKLTLTGNLGDVMKESAVIALEYVKAHISALNVDYRIFEQWNIHIHVPEGATPKDGPSAGITIATSIASALTQRKVRKNTAMTGEITLRGKVLPVGGIKEKILAAKRAGITDIVMCSENKKDVEEIPEVYRKGLQFHFVENIQQVWDFALTDEKVEHPVDFTIVEEKKEETK encoded by the coding sequence ATGAAACAAAATAGCTCTATACAAATGATTACTGATTACGAAGGAGACATGCCAAACTTGGACGTACAAGTTGATGGCGAAATCCCTATTTTCGTAACCCGTAACCTCGTTATGTTCCCAGGTATTCTCTCCCCTATCCTCGTTGGCAGAAAACCAACTCTGGCTCTTGTCGAACACTTGGAAGAGAACCCTAACACGATTATAGCAATTGTAAGTCAGAAAGATAGCAATATTAATGACCCTCAAGTAGACGATGTCTATATGACAGGTATCTACGCACGATTCGTTCGTGCCTTTGATATGCCTGGCAATTACGAGGGGAACAACCGCACGGTCATCTTACAGGGACTTGGTAAGTGTAAGATTAAGGACATCACAACTACTGAACCCTACATGAAGGGATATACCGTTGCTATACCAGAAGAAGCTGAGCCAAAGAGAGACAAGGAATTCTCTACGGCTGTTGAGGACATGAAGATGGTCACTAAGGAGTATATCCATGGTAGCGATGACATCCCAGATGACACACAGTTTGCACTCGACAATATTAATAATCCTGTTGTCGCAGTGAATTATGTGTGTTCAACTATGCCATTCCCAGTAACAGACAAGATTCAAATGTTAGAAGAAAATTCTATCAAGGATCGTCTGTTTGCGTTGATGAAGGTGCTGAATCGTGAAATTCAGTTCCAGCATCTCCGTCAGGATATACGCTCAAAAACACGTGAGGACCTTGACGAACAGCAGCGCGAATACTTCCTACATCAGCAGATTAAGAATATTAAGGAAGAATTGGGTGATGGCGATTCTGCACCTGACAAGAAAGAATTGCTTGAAAAGGCTAAGAATAAAAAGTGGTCAGAAGATATTGCCAAGATATTCCAAAAGGAATTAGACAAACTTGACACCTTAAACCCACAGAGCCCTGATTACAGTGTGCAGGTGAATTATCTGCAGACAATGGTCAACCTACCATGGAATGAATATACTAAGGACGATCTTGACTTGAAGCGTGCAAAGCGTATTCTTGACAAAGATCACTATGGTATGGAGAAGGTCAAGGAACGTATCCTTGAATACATTGCAGTGCTTCAGTTGCGTGGTAATTTGAAGTCGCCAATCCTCTGCCTTTATGGTCCTCCGGGTGTTGGTAAGACCAGTTTGGGTAAGAGTATTGCTGAAGCTATGAAGCGTAAGTATGTACGTGTGTCTCTCGGTGGTCTACACGACGAATCTGAAATCAGAGGACACCGTAAGACTTACATTGGTGCTATGCCTGGACGTATCATCAAGAATATTCAGAAGGCAGGTTCATCAAACCCTGTTTTCATTCTTGACGAGATTGATAAAGTTACTCAGAACACTGTTAATGGCGACCCATCATCAGCCTTGTTGGAGGTACTCGACCCTGAGCAGAACAACGCTTTCCATGATAATTATCTGGATATGGACTATGACTTGTCAAAGGTATTGTTCATAGCTACGGCAAACGACCTCAATACTATTCCACGTCCACTACTCGACCGTATGGAACTTATTGAGGTCTCAGGCTATATCACGGAAGAAAAGGTAGAGATTGCAAAGCGCCATCTCGTACCAAAAGAACTCGAAAACACAGGTTTAGATCAGTTAGAAGAGAAACCAAAGTTTGCCAAGGCAACGTTGGAGAAGATTATTGAAAGCTATACACGCGAAAGTGGTGTGCGTCAACTTGAGAAGCAAATCAACAAAGCTATGCGTAAGTTGGCTTTCAAGCAGGCAATGGATAAGCAACTTCCTTATACGAAGATTACTCCAGATAAGTTAGAGGACTTATTAGGTAAGCCACCTTTCACACGTGATATCTACCAGGGCAACAAATATGCAGGTGTGGTAACAGGTCTTGCATGGACCAGTGTTGGCGGTGAGATTCTCTTTATTGAAACCTCACTTTCTAAGGGTAAAGCAGGTAAGTTAACACTGACCGGTAACCTTGGTGATGTCATGAAAGAGTCTGCTGTCATTGCATTGGAGTATGTCAAGGCACATATCAGCGCATTGAACGTAGATTATCGCATCTTTGAACAGTGGAACATCCATATCCACGTACCAGAAGGAGCAACTCCAAAGGATGGTCCTTCAGCCGGTATTACCATTGCAACAAGTATTGCTTCAGCACTCACACAGCGTAAGGTGCGTAAGAACACTGCTATGACGGGCGAGATAACCTTACGCGGTAAGGTTCTTCCTGTGGGTGGTATCAAGGAGAAGATACTTGCTGCTAAACGTGCAGGAATTACTGATATCGTGATGTGTTCAGAGAATAAGAAGGATGTTGAGGAGATTCCTGAGGTTTATCGTAAGGGTCTTCAATTCCACTTCGTTGAGAACATTCAGCAGGTATGGGACTTTGCTTTGACCGATGAAAAGGTAGAACACCCTGTAGACTTTACGATTGTTGAAGAAAAGAAGGAGGAAACAAAATAA
- the tgt gene encoding tRNA guanosine(34) transglycosylase Tgt produces MTFELQHTDNASDARTGIITTDHGQIKTPIFMPVGTVGSVKGVHFEELRKQVKAQIILGNTYHLYLRPGLDIIKAAGGLHGFNGWDRPMLTDSGGFQVFSLTGIRKLSEEGCEFRSHIDGSKHIFTPENVMDTERIIGADIMMAFDECPPGQSDYQYAKKSLEMTQRWLDRCIKRFNETEPLYGHNQSLFPIVQGCTYKDLRREAAKFVADKGADGNAIGGLAVGEPTEVMYEMIEVVNEILPKDKPRYLMGVGTPQNILEAIERGVDMFDCVMPTRNGRNAMLFTYNGTMNMKNKKWENDFSPIDPDGCDIDVITSKAYLHHLFKAGELLAMQIASIHNLAFYLRLVTDARTHIEQGDFVQWKASVIEQLGRRI; encoded by the coding sequence ATGACATTTGAGCTTCAGCATACAGATAATGCCAGTGATGCCCGCACAGGTATCATCACAACCGACCACGGACAGATAAAGACTCCTATCTTTATGCCTGTTGGTACCGTCGGTTCTGTTAAGGGTGTACACTTTGAGGAGTTGCGAAAACAGGTTAAGGCTCAGATTATCTTAGGTAATACCTATCACCTTTACCTGCGTCCAGGACTTGATATCATCAAGGCTGCAGGTGGTCTGCATGGTTTCAATGGTTGGGATCGTCCAATGCTGACAGACTCTGGTGGCTTCCAAGTTTTCTCATTGACAGGTATTCGTAAACTGTCAGAAGAGGGCTGTGAGTTCAGAAGTCACATCGATGGTTCTAAGCATATCTTCACACCAGAGAACGTGATGGACACCGAACGAATCATTGGTGCTGATATCATGATGGCTTTCGACGAGTGTCCTCCAGGACAGAGCGATTACCAATATGCCAAAAAGAGTTTGGAAATGACACAGCGTTGGCTTGACCGTTGTATCAAACGATTCAACGAAACAGAGCCGCTCTACGGTCATAACCAAAGTCTCTTCCCTATCGTCCAAGGCTGTACTTACAAGGACTTACGCCGTGAAGCAGCAAAGTTTGTGGCTGATAAGGGTGCAGATGGTAATGCTATCGGTGGCTTGGCAGTTGGTGAACCAACAGAGGTAATGTATGAGATGATTGAGGTAGTCAATGAGATTCTTCCAAAGGACAAGCCTCGTTACCTAATGGGAGTTGGTACACCACAGAACATTCTTGAAGCTATTGAGCGCGGCGTGGATATGTTCGATTGCGTTATGCCTACCCGTAACGGCCGTAATGCAATGCTCTTCACCTACAATGGTACGATGAATATGAAGAATAAGAAGTGGGAAAATGATTTCTCACCGATTGATCCAGATGGCTGTGACATTGATGTTATCACAAGTAAAGCCTATCTCCATCATCTCTTCAAAGCAGGAGAATTGCTCGCAATGCAGATTGCCAGCATCCACAACCTTGCGTTCTATCTCCGTCTCGTAACGGATGCACGTACACATATTGAGCAGGGTGACTTCGTACAGTGGAAAGCTTCTGTCATTGAACAGTTAGGAAGAAGAATTTAA